A stretch of the Argentina anserina chromosome 6, drPotAnse1.1, whole genome shotgun sequence genome encodes the following:
- the LOC126798565 gene encoding homeobox-leucine zipper protein ATHB-20-like gives MAFPPCHSFMFQTHEDPDLHISAASSSLNNLPSCPPQHFNGGGGGGVSFMMKRSLSFSGVNDKCNHHHYDHQDLHGGGDQDDLSDDGSQLIGEKKKRLNLEQVKTLEKSFEMGNKLEPERKLQLSKALGLQPRQVAIWFQNRRARWKTKQLEKDYDVLKKKFDSLKADNDALQSHNKKLLAELLAIKGSKDSNFDGVLNNNMKKETDQGSWSNGSTDDNSSDHINLDMSRSTTPAANSPQSNSQITNGSKNLFPSSLCRPPHASITQLLQGSSRSDLHSLKVDQMIQDDQTFCTIFNNGSIDQDHQGNYWTWPAEQPHQFH, from the exons ATGGCCTTCCCACCTTGTCATAGTTTCATGTTCCAAACCCATGAAGATCCAGACCTCCACATATCTGCAGCTTCTTCCTCCCTCAACAATCTTCCCTCTTGTCCACCACAACACTTTAATg GTGGCGGTGGTGGAGGAGTGTCTTTCATGATGAAAAGATCGCTATCCTTCTCCGGGGTTAATGATAAGTGCAATCACCACCACTATGACCATCAAGATCTGCATGGAGGTGGAGATCAAGATGACTTGTCTGATGATGGGTCACAGCTGATtggagaaaagaagaaaaggctGAACCTTGAGCAGGTTAAGACCCTTGAGAAGAGCTTTGAGATGGGGAACAAACTGGAGCCTGAGAGGAAATTACAGCTTTCCAAGGCTCTTGGTCTGCAGCCAAGACAAGTTGCCATATGGTTTCAGAACAGGAGGGCTAGGTGGAAGACAAAGCAGTTGGAGAAAGACTACGATGTCCTCAAGAAGAAGTTTGATTCTCTCAAGGCTGACAACGATGCCCTTCAATCTCACAACAAGAAACTTCTGGCTGAG TTGCTGGCTATAAAAGGCAGTAAAGATTCAAACTTTGATGGGGTGCTTAACAATAATATGAAGAAAGAGACTGATCAGGGTTCATGGAGTAATGGCAGTACTGATGACAACAGTTCGGATCATATCAACTTAGACATGTCTAGAAGTACCACACCAGCAGCAAACAGCCCTCAATCGAATTCCCAGATCACAAATGGGTCAAAAAACCTGTTCCCGTCATCCCTCTGCAGGCCACCGCACGCTAGCATAACCCAACTCCTGCAAGGCTCATCAAGGTCAGACCTCCACAGCCTCAAAGTCGACCAGATGATTCAAGATGACCAAACCTTCTGCACCATATTCAACAATGGCTCCATTGACCAAGACCACCAAGGTAACTACTGGACATGGCCTGCTGAGCAGCCGCACCAATTTCATTGA
- the LOC126798546 gene encoding serine/threonine-protein kinase PBL34-like: MGLELEDLQVKGKSKEKQKIEDGDEFKGCWMKFRFMGRCMSPKTKVDNSTSGTSTQCEDSKSTNDTIHDQAVAPIALSSTTSNTESALSTPKAPEELKVASQLRKFTFNELKSATKNFRPENILGEGGFGCVYKGWIGETGSTPAKPGIGLPVAVKTLNHDGLQGHKEWMAEVIYLGELLHPNLVKLVGYGIEDDQRLLVYEFMPRGSLENHLFRRSMTLPWNIRMKIALGAAKGLAYLHEESERPVIFRDFKTSNILLDVDYNVKLSDFGLAKDGPEGDKTHVSTRVMGTYGYAAPEYVMTGHLTSKSDVYSFGVVLLELLSGRRSMDKNRPQGEQNLVEWARPHFGDRRRYYRLVDPRLEGRFSIKGAEKAFQLAAHCLTRDPKARPLMSEVVEVMKPLLNLKDQACSSSHPQAMHAERQGSNPISINGLGVQGGFSRRNGQPSRSRSLPNGPNVSPYNHPHRSLSNGPNVSPYHPGHPHQSPKPSTAKSATPKSPKPATA, from the exons ATGGGACTTGAGCTAGAGGATTTGCAGGTCAAGGGAAAATCTAAGGAGAAGCAAAAAATTGAGGATGGTGATGAATTCAAAGGTTGTTGGATGAAGTTTAGGTTCATGGGGAGATGCATGTCTCCAAAAACCAAAGTGGATAATTCTACCAGTGGAACTAGCACACAATGTG AAGATAGCAAGTCTACAAATGACACAATACACGACCAAGCAGTGGCTCCAATTGCTTTGTCTTCAACCACTAGTAACACAGAAAGTGCTTTGTCCACTCCCAAAGCACCTGAGGAATTGAAAGTTGCTTCTCAGCTTCGAAAATTCACCTTCAACGAGCTTAAGTCAGCAACAAAGAACTTTAGACCTGAGAATATTTTGGGGGAAGGTGGGTTTGGCTGTGTATACAAAGGTTGGATTGGTGAGACTGGAAGCACTCCAGCAAAACCTGGTATTGGGCTTCCAGTTGCTGTAAAGACTCTGAACCATGATGGACTTCAGGGCCACAAAGAATGGATG GCTGAAGTTATTTACCTTGGTGAACTACTTCATCCTAATCTAGTCAAATTAGTTGGTTACGGCATTGAGGATGATCAAAGATTACTCGTGTATGAGTTTATGCCTCGAGGGAGCTTGGAGAATCACCTCTTTAGAA GGTCCATGACTCTTCCTTGGaacatcagaatgaaaatAGCTCTTGGTGCTGCAAAAGGTCTTGCATATCTTCATGAGGAATCTGAAAGACCAGTTATTTTTCGAGATTTTAAAACATCTAATATTTTACTGGATGTG GACTACAATGTTAAGCTTTCTGATTTCGGACTCGCTAAAGATGGTCCAGAGGGAGATAAAACTCATGTCTCCACCCGAGTGATGGGCACTTACGGTTATGCAGCCCCCGAGTATGTTATGACAG GTCACCTTACTTCAAAAAgtgatgtatatagttttggAGTGGTTCTGCTTGAATTGCTGAGTGGACGAAGATCTATGGACAAAAACCGACCCCAAGGGGAGCAGAACTTGGTGGAGTGGGCACGCCCACATTTTGGAGATAGGCGAAGATACTACCGACTAGTAGATCCTCGACTTGAAGGTCGCTTCTCAATTAAAGGTGCTGAAAAGGCATTTCAGTTGGCTGCCCACTGTCTTACTCGCGACCCAAAGGCTAGACCTCTAATGAGTGAAGTTGTTGAAGTAATGAAGCCTCTGCTGAACCTCAAGGATCAAGCCTGTTCCTCATCTCACCCCCAAGCCATGCATGCAGAACGTCAGGGTTCCAATCCCATTTCTATAAATGGCCTTGGAGTTCAGGGTGGGTTTTCAAGAAGGAATGGACAACCATCTAGAAGCCGGTCTCTACCAAATGGTCCAAATGTCTCACCATATAACCATCCCCACCGCTCTCTATCAAATGGTCCCAATGTCTCACCATATCACCCAGGCCATCCTCACCAATCACCCAAACCATCTACAGCCAAGTCAGCTACACCAAAATCACCCAAACCTGCTACTGCTTGA
- the LOC126798557 gene encoding uncharacterized protein LOC126798557: MVSLVGICCFTPPTDKWGNFCRLVASQNKHSMATKVLSVAASSTTSFGSSKKTVWVWTENRQVMTAAVERGWNTFVFQSQKLADDWSSIALIDPLLIKEGGIFDSENTRVATVVEVTSPNELEQLQPEIGAVENVVVDLLDWQVIPAENIVAAFQGSQKTVFAVSKTPVEAQVFFEALEHGLGGVVLKVEDVQAVLDLKDYFDRRDEVGNILSLTKAIVTGVQVAGMGDRVCVDLCSLMRPGEGLLVGSFARGLFLVHSECLESNYIASRPFRVNAGPVHAYVAVPGGKTSYLSELKAGKEVILVDQKGHQRTAIVGRVKIETRPLIIVEAKIGSDDQTIYSILVQNAETVALVCPQKESGGQKTAIPVTSLKIGDEIMLRLQGGARHTGIEIQEFIVEK, encoded by the exons ATGGTGTCTTTGGTCGGAATCTGCTGCTTCACTCCCCCTACAG ATAAATGGGGTAACTTTTGCAGATTGGTTGCTTCACAAAATAAACACTCAATGGCAACTAAGGTTTTATCAGTCGCTGCTTCTTCTACGACGTCGTTTGGGAGCTCGAAGAAGACTGTGTGGGTTTGGACGGAGAACAGGCAAGTTATGACGGCCGCCGTGGAAAGAGGCTGGAACACCTTCGTGTTTCAGAGTCAGAAACTCGCCGATGACTGGTCTT CTATTGCGTTGATAGATCCTCTTTTGATCAAGGAGGGAGGGATTTTCGATAGTGAGAACACAAGAGTTGCCACAGTTGTTGAAGTTACTAGTCCTAATGAGTTGGAACAGCTTCAACCCGAAATTGGGGCAGTTGAGAATGTTGTTGTTGATTTGCTTGATTGGCAG GTGATACCTGCGGAGAATATAGTTGCAGCATTTCAAGGGAGTCAGAAGACAGTGTTTGCTGTATCAAAAACCCCAGTGGAAGCACAAGTCTTCTTTGAG GCGCTCGAGCATGGTCTTGGTGGAGTTGTTTTGAAAGTTGAGGATGTTCAAGCAGTTCTTGACTTAAAG GACTATTTTGACAGAAGAGATGAAGTGGGCAACATATTGAGTTTAACCAAAGCCATTGTAACTGGAGTCCAAGTAGCTGGAATGGGGGatcgggtttgtgttgatcTCTGTAGTCTCATGAGACCTGGTGAAGGATTGCTT GTCGGATCATTTGCCAGAGGACTATTCCTGGTTCATTCAGAATGCTTGGAATCAAATTACATTGCCAGCAGACCTTTCAGAGTCAATGCG GGACCTGTACATGCCTATGTTGCTGTTCCAGGAGGGAAAACAAGCTACCTTTCAGAGTTGAAAGCAGGAAAAGAGGTGATTCTGGTTGATCAGAAAGGTCATCAACGAACAGCAATTGTCGGACGTGTAAAGATAGAGACGAGACCACTAATCATTGTTGAGGCAAAG ATAGGTTCGGATGATCAAACAATCTACAGTATACTTGTACAAAATGCAGAAACAGTTGCCTTAGTTTGTCCCCAGAAAG AAAGTGGAGGGCAAAAAACTGCAATACCAGTGACTTCACTTAAAATTGGAGATGAAATTATGCTCAGATTACAGGGAGGAGCCCGACATACGGGAATTGAAATTCAAGAATTCATTGTGGAGAAATAA
- the LOC126798559 gene encoding uncharacterized protein LOC126798559 — translation MANISVLLCLVITIFVASGFANGSGHEPKEKVGVYELKKGDFSVKFTNWGATIISLILPDKNGKLADVVLGYDSVNEYKNDTSYIGAIVGRFANRIGGAQFTLNGTHYKLVANEGKNILHGGLRGFSDCIWKVKKHKNGGPTPSIVFTYHSTDGEQGFPGDVIVTVSYTLLGDKQLSIKMKAKALNKPTPVNLATHVYWNLGGHNSGDILSQKVQIFGSKITLVDSGLIPTGKYASVKGTPYDFLKPQAVGSRIDKLKLTKGYDINYVLDGPAGNKLKRAAVVHDSKSGRMLELSTNAPGMQFYTSNYLKDVKGKGGFVYQPRAALCLETQGFPDAVNHPNFPSTIVTPTKSYKHYMLFKFSTTA, via the exons ATGGCCAACATTTCTGTACTGCTTTGTTTGGTCATCACCATTTTCGTAGCTTCTGGGTTTGCTAATGGTTCTGGTCATGAACCAAAGGAGAAGGTTGGTGTTTATGAGCTCAAGAAGGGTGATTTTTCTGTCAAATTCACCAATTGGGGTGCAACTATCATCTCCCTAATCCTGCCTGACAAAAATG GAAAGCTGGCTGATGTTGTTCTTGGATATGATTCAGTGAATGAGTACAag AATGATACTTCATACATTGGTGCCATTGTTGGTCGCTTTGCTAACAGAATCGGTGGCGCTCAGTTTACTTTGAATGGAACACACTACAAGCTAGTTGCTAATGAAGGGAAAAACATACTCCATG GTGGGCTTAGAGGATTTAGTGATTGTATTTGGAAAGTGAAGAAGCATAAAAATGGAGGTCCTACTCCTTCCATTGTCTTCACTTACCATAGTACTGATGGGGAACAAG GGTTTCCTGGAGATGTTATTGTCACTGTCAGCTACACTCTCCTTGGAGACAAACAATTGAGCATCAAAATGAAAGCTAAGGCGCTAAACAAGCCAACTCCGGTGAATTTAGCTACGCATGTTTACTGGAACCTTGGCGGCCACAATAGTGGTGACATTCTCTCCCAAAAAGTTCAGATCTTTGGATCCAAAATCACTCTGGTAGACAGTGGCCTCATCCCCACCGGAAAATATGCATCGGTGAAAGGAACACCTTATGATTTCCTCAAGCCTCAGGCTGTTGGAAGCAGGATCGACAAGCTCAAGCTAACCAAAGGTTATGACATCAACTATGTACTTGATGGCCCAGCTGGCAACAAGTTGAAGCGCGCCGCTGTGGTGCATGACAGCAAGTCAGGAAGGATGTTGGAGCTCTCAACAAATGCTCCCGGTATGCAGTTCTACACAAGCAACTATCTCAAAGATGTGAAGGGGAAAGGCGGGTTTGTATACCAACCACGTGCGGCATTGTGCTTGGAAACTCAGGGATTTCCGGATGCTGTGAACCACCCAAATTTCCCTTCAACAATTGTGACTCCAACAAAGTCCTACAAGCATTATATGCTGTTCAAGTTTTCTACTACAGCTTAA